The window AGGCCCCCGACGGCGTGGTCGTCGAGGTCGAGGGCGCGGGATGGTGCCAGACCGACAACCACGTGATCGAGGGCCAGTGGGCCGAGTACATGCCCCAGGACCTCCCGATGACCCTCGGCCACGAGAACGCCGGCCGGGTCGTCGAGGTCGGCGACGACGTCACGATGGTCGAGGAAGGCGACCCGGTGATCTGTCACACCGTGATGACCTGTGGGACGTGTCGCCCCTGCCGGCTCGGCGACGACATGCACTGTGAGGACCTCGCGTTCCCCGGCCTCTCGACGGACGGCGGCTTCGCCGACTACCTCCGGACGAACGAGCGGGCGGTGATCCCGCTCCCCGACGGCGTGAGCACCGTCGACATTGCACCCCACGCCGACGCGGGTATCACGGCCTACCACGCGGTCAAGCGCGCCTCGCGCGAACTCAACCCCGGCGACCACGCCGTCGTGATCGGGATCGGCGGGCTCGGCCACATCGGGCTCCAGTGTCTCGACGCGATGAGCCCCGTCACCATCACCGCGGTCGACATGAAGGACGAGGCGCTCTCGATGGCCGACGACCTCGGCGCACACCACACGATCGACCCGGGGAACGAGGACGTCGCGAGCGAGATCGAGGCGATCACCGACGGCGTGGGCGCACGCTCGGTGCTCGACTTCGTCGGGGCGGACGAGACCACGGCACTGGCTCCCGAGATCGTCGCCGCCGGCGGCGCACACACCGTCATCGGCTACGGTGGCCACGTCCACCAACCCTCCCAGGCGCTGGTCAACGGCGACTTCAGCTATCGGGGGAGCCTCGTCGGCAACTACACCGAACTCCAGGAACTCGTCGCGCTGGTCGAGCGCGGCGACGTCGACCTCCGGACCACGCGCTACGGGCTCGACGAGATCAACGACGTCGCGGCGAAGCTCGAACACGGCGAGATCGAGGGACGGGCGGTCATCACGCCGTAACCGGTCGAGGTTCGGGAGACGAAGCCACTAAATCGCCGTCGCCCGTAGGACGGGGTATGCCGGCGCTCGTCATCGTCGCCCACGGCTCACACCTGAATCCCGGCTCGCACGGACCGGCCTTCGCCCACGCCGACACCGTCCGCGAGTCCGGCGCGTTCGCCGAGGTCCGCGAGGCGTTCTGGAAGGAGGAGCCCTCCTTCCGGGAGGTCCTCCGGACCCTCGACAGCGAGGAGGTCTACGTGGTCCCGCTGTTCATCTCGGAGGGCTACTTCACCGAACAGGTCATCCCGCGCGAACTCCGCCTCGACGACTGGGACGTCTCGCTCTGGGACTCCTCGGGGACCGATGCCGACACCGCCACCCTCACCGCCGCGGACGTCGAGAAGACCGTTCACTACTGTGGTCCGGCCGGAACCCATCCCTCGATGACCGACGTGATCGTCCAGCGCGCCGAGAGTGTAACTGGTGATCCCGACGTCGGCGAGGACTTCGGCCTCGCGGTCGTCGGCCACGGCACCGACAGGAACGAGAACTCCGCGAAAGCCGTGAAGTACCACGCCGACCGGATCGCGGAGATGGACCGGTTCAGCGAGGTGAAGGCGCTGTTCATGGACGAGGAGCCCGAGGTCGACGACGTCACCGACTACTTCGAATCGGAGGACGTGGTCGTCGTCCCGCTGTTCATCGCCGACGGCTACCACACCCAGGAGGACATCCCCGAGGACATGGGCCTCACCGACGACTACCGCGAGGGCTACGACGTTCCGGCGGAGGTCGACGGCCACCGGATCTGGTACGCGGGCGCGGTCGGCACCGAACCCCTGATGGCGGACGTGATCCTCGAACGCGCCGCCGACGCGGGAGCGGACGTCACCGAGGCGCTCGACATCGTCCGCCGACGGACCGCGACCCCGGCGGCGGGGGACTAGATGAACGACTCCCAACTCGACGCGCTCCGCGAGGCCGCCGCCGACGACGTGGCGTGTGACGGTCTCTCGGTGAGCCACGACGGCTCGGGGTACGCCTTCGAGACGCCGGGCGCGAGTCACGCGGACCTCTCCGAGACCGAGTTCGACGCGCTCGCGACCGAGAACCCGTGGTTCGTCTCGAACTGGGAGTACTGGGACGGGCTGGACGGCGCGACGAAGGCGTTCCTCCGGTGGGTCGAACGCGCCGACGAGGTGGGGGTCCGGGAACGCTACGAGCGCCTCGTCGCCGGGCTCGCCCGCGAGTGGGGCCAGCTCCTGATCACCGCCGGGCTCGGCGACGACGGTGAGCGGGTCTACGAACTCCGGCACACCGCCGACGTCGACGTCGAGGTCGACGACCTCGAACACCACGACGACCCGCTCGACGCCCGCGAGCTGGCCACCCTCGACGACGACGGGGAGTACCGACCGCTCAAGACCGCGCCGACGCTCGCCACCGGGTGGGTCTTCCCCGCGCTCGACGGTCGCGACCTCGCCAGGACTGTGGAGTTCTTCTACCCCGCGACGGTGGCGAACTGGCACCGCGAGCGCGAGGGCGACCTCGACGTCACCCACTTCCGCGAGACCGCCGAGCGCCAGACAGGGATCTACGGCGTCGTCGACGAGCTCGACGTCGAGGGGGTCGAGAACCTCGCGGCGGCCTGCTGTGTGGATTCCCAGTGTCTCAAGCGCCGCGAGTGGGACGAGGATAGCAGTACGGAACTCGACGTGCCGCGCGGCGACGGCGTGTTCCCGTGTCGCGAGCCCTGCTCGCTCGTGATCGCCGCGGCGCGCCAGTGGGCGATCCTCGAAAACGAGGAGCCGCGAACCTACGAGGTCGAACTCACGCCGAGCGAACGGAGTCAGATCGAGACGTTGATCGAGGCGGTGGCCGACGGCCGGGTCGACGAGGTCCGCGAGGCCGACGTCGGCGACGGCGCGAACCGCTACCGGGCGCGGTACCTCCGAGCGAAACGGCTCGACGACGACGGCGGGTTCGAGGGGATCCGCGAGACGGACTCCTGATCAGTAGAGCACGAGATAGGCGGCCGCGATGACGCCGACGAGCACCGCGAGCGCGCCGATGTAGACCGCCACGACGTCCGAGAGGAAGAGCAGGACGATACCGACGATCACGACCACGGCCGCGGCCCCGAGGAGGGCGGGCGTGCTGAAGCCGTCGGTCGATCGAGCCGACGCCGAGGAGCCCGTCGAACCCGTGCGTCGCGGGGTGCTCGAAGCAGTCGAGCGGGTCGATTCGACGCTCCCCGAACTCGCGAGGCTCCCGCTCCCGGAGCGCTCGATGAGGGACTCGTCGATCTTGACGCGGCGTTTGCCCGCGTTGGGCTCGATGGTGAGCGGGACCGTCTCGGTCTGGCTGCCGTAGGCGGTCGCGATGGTGAGCGTGCCGCCGGCCGGTCCGGGGTCGCTGACGCTGACCGGGATACGCGTCGTCGCGCCGGGGCGGACGTAGTGGTTGCTCGATGGCACCGAAGCCACCCCCGAGAGCGCCTCGTCGAGCCGGAGGTGGACGTGGGTCCCCTCGCCGTGGTTCTCGAGTTCGATCACGAACGAGTCGGCGCTCGCGAAGCTCTCGGGGACGTCTATCGAGTGGAGCCCCGTGCGGTTGAGGTGGACGGTGAGCGTCGTGGAGTCGCTCGATTCGCCCGCCATGCTACGCCGGTGCGTCGTCGCGCATGTCCGGCGGCAGGAGGTTCGGGATGCCCTCCTCGATCGGGTACTCCTCGCCGCACTCGGTGCAGACGAGACGGCCCTCGAGCACCTCGTCGTCGGACTCCTGGATGGGTTCGAGTTCGAGTTCCTGCTTGTCCATCGGACACCGGATGATCTCCATCAACGACTCCTTCATCGCTGCTCGCCCCGGGTCATGCGCGAATCGATGGCCGGCGGTGATAAAAACATGGCGCTCGCCCGCGCGTCGACGGTCGGGGGCCGGTTATCGCTCGTCGATCGGGACGAACTCCTCGTCCTGGGGGCCGACGTATCGGGCGCGCGGGCGGATGAGGCGGTTGTCGGTCTGGTATTCGAGGATGTGGCCGACCCAGCCCGCGGTCCGGCTCATCGCGAAGATCGGGGTGTACATGTCGAGCGGGATGCCGAGCTGGTAGTAGACAGTTCCTGAATAAAAGTCGACGTTGGGCGCGAGGCCCTTGCTCGGGAAGTCCTCCTCCTCGGTGAGGTACTCCTCGATGGCGGCGGCGTAGTCGTACCACTTCTTCTCGCCGGAGGCGTTACCGAGGTCCTCTGACTTCTCGGTCAGGATCTCGGCGCGCGGGTCCTTGACGTTGTAGACGCGGTGGCCCCAGCCGGGGATACGGCGGCCGTCGTCGATCTGTTCGGCGATCCACTCGGTGGGGTCCTGACCGCTCTCGTCGAGTTCGAGCAGGACCTCCATCACGTCCTGGTTCGCGCCGCCGTGGAGCGACCCCGAGAGCGCCGAGATCCCGCCGGTCACCGAGCTGTAGGTGTCGGCGAGCGTGCTCGCGATCACCATCGAAGTGAACGTCGAGGCGTTGAGGCCGTGGTCGGCGTGGAGGATCAACGCCATGTCGAACGTCTCGGCGGCGACGTCGTCGGGCTCCTCGCCGTGGAGCATGTAGAGGAAGTTCGCTGCGTACGAGAGCTCCTCGTTGGGTTCCACGGGCTCCTCGCCGTTGCGGAGGCGGTCGTAGGCCGCGAGGATCGTCGGGAACTGCGCGGCGATCTGGAGCCCCTGGTGTCGGATCGCGTCGATGTCGCCGGGTTCGGCGTCGCCGTCGTAGGCCGAGAGCATCGACACCGCGGTCCGAACCGCCGCCATCGGGCGTTCGTCCGCCGCCACGAGGTCTTCGAGCGTCGTGATCACGCCCTCGTCGACGGCGTACTCCGCCGAGAGCTCCTCGACGAACGAGTCCAGCTCGTCGCGCTCGGGGAGCTCGTCGTTCCAGAGCAAGTAGAGGACCTCCTCGAAACTCGCCTCGCGCGCGAGGTCCTTGATATCGTAGCCGTGATAGACCAGCTGTCCGGCGTCACCGTCGATGTAACTCAACGAGGATTCGGCCACGAGAACCTCATCGAGCCCCTTCTGGAGGTCGTCTGCCATGGCGCTTGTACCCGACCTGCCGGGAAAAGTATTACCGTTTCCCCACGCACGTGCGCGAGCAACGCTTTTGCCCGCCCGGACGAACGTCGAGCATGGCACGCGAGGTCGACTACGAGCCGCGCAGCGTCAAGCGACTCCTCGCGGAGATGAAGGACATCGCCGAGCTCATGATCGACCTGTCGTACTCGGCGGTGCTCCTCGACAGCGACGAGGTCGCCGAGGAGGTCCTCCAGCTCGAATCCGAGATGGACGTCCTCCAGCTCAGAACCCACATGAGCCTGCTGATGGCCTCGCGCACCCCCGACGACGCCGAGGCGCTCGCCCCGGTGTTGGGGATCGTGGGCGCGACCGAGAAGGTCTCCGACGCGACCGGCGACATCGCGAAGGTCGTCCTCGAGGACATCCGGCTACCCGACGCGATCCGGGCGGCGCTCCCCGAGGCGGTCGAGACCCTCGTGCGCGCCCGCGTCGACCCCGACTCCCGGTTCGTCGGGGAGACCCTCGGCGGGCTGAACCTCGAAACCGAGACGGGGGTCAGGACCATCGCGATCCGGCGGGCCGGCGAGTGGATCCTGAACCCGGACCGCGAAACACAACTCGAACCCGCCGACGTCGTGCTGTTCCGAGGACCGGACGAGGGGGTCGCGGGGGTCTATCAGAGCACCACCGGCGAGGCCTACCTCCCACCGGACCCGCCCGAACCCCACACCCCGGACCTCGAACGCGCGATGGACTCGGTGGTGTTGATGAAGAACATGAGCGAGCTCGCGGTGGACCTCGCCTACGGCGCGGTGCTGTTCGACAGCGAGGCCCTCGCCGAGGAGGTCCTGAACCTCGAAGCCGAGGTCGACGCGCTCCAGTCGCGGTTCGAGGCCTGGACCCTCCGGGCGGCGGGCCGGGTCGAGGACCCGGTGTCCCTGCGGGGGCTGGTCCACCTCGCCCGAAGCACCGAGGTGATCTCCGACGCCGCCCTGGAGATCAGTGAGGGGGTCCTCCGCGGGATCGCCTCGCATCCGGTGATCGCCGAGGCCGTCAGCGAGTCCGACGAGGTGCTCGTCCGCGAGCGGATCGCGGCGGGGGGCGACCTCGACGGTACGACGCTCGGGGAGGCGATGGTGAAGACCGAGACCGGGATGCGGGTGATCGCGGTCCGGCGGGCAGGCGGAGAGCGCACGACCGACGAGCGCGACGACTGGGTGGTCTCGCCGGGGCCGAACACCGAGCTCCGGGCGGAGAACGTCCTGCTGGCGAAGGGGCCGCGAACCGGGGCTGACCGGCTTCGTGAGGCCTGTGGGGAGACGTCGAACACTCAGTAGGGGCGTGTCACTTTGTGTAGGAGAGGATCACAGTCACAAGCGGACAAATTTTATACGAGAAGTAGCAGTATCCCCAGCAATATGACTCTGGAAACACCGTACAGGCGCTTCAATCAGTGGATTAGTGGGGTGTCACTTATCAGGCGCATTCTTGCAGGGGCGGCTTTGTTCGCTGCTTTTTGGGCTCTTCTCTATTTTGCTCTCCTTGGAAGATCGTTGTGGTACTCCCTCTTGTTGGGTGGTTCAGGAGGTCTCGTTTACGCGGGACTACGCTACTGGTCGGCGAGATAACTCACCCCTCGTGAGCGAGGCGGTAGGCCGACACCAACGTCAGCCCGACCGCGACGACCGCGGCGGCGGCGAGGGCGAGGGTCACGGCGAGGAGGGCGAACAGTACGGGCGAGCCACGGGTGTCGGCGGTCGGGCCGGCGAGCGCGAACACCCGATAGACGTAGGCGAGAACCGCGAGCGCGACCCCGACCGCGAGCCCGATCTTGGCGTTGCGCGCGACCGAGAGCGCCGCGAGGAACTCCGTGGTCGGGGGGCGGTCGGGTGCGTCTGCCACGGCTGGACTACCGTCGGCGGCGGCAAAATCGCGTCGGTTCGCCGTCGATATCGAACGGCTAAAGTCGGTCGAAATGTCGTGTTCGAATAATGACGAGCCTCGGAACCGCGAGCGCCGCTCCCGGCGAGGTCGACACCGGTCGGCTGTCGGTCGGCGAGAGTCGCGACGGTGCGGACGTCGGTCTCCCCGTCTGTGTTATCAACGGTGCCGACGACGGCAAGACCCTCTATCTCCAAGCCGCGAGCGACGGCGACGAACTCAACGGCGTCGGGGTCATCCGACGGCTCGTCCCCCAGCTCGACCCGGCGGCGATCGACGGGACGATCCTGATCGTGGGAATCGTCAACGTCCACGGTTTCCGGGTGGCCGAACATCGAAACCCGATCGACGACACCAAGCTCAACCGGGCGTATCCGGGCGACAACCGGGGGACCTCCTCCGAACGCATCGCCGCCACCACGTTCGACATCGCGACCAGCGCCGACCTCGTGCTCGACCTCCACCAGGGGTCGACCAGTCGGATGATCCGCGAGACCAGGGTGCGGTGCGGCCCGCGCCACCGGCTCCACGACGCGTGTCTCGACCTCGCGAAGACGTTCGACTGCGGCTACGTCCTCGACCAGAAGGGGCCCGACGGTCAGCTCGCCCGTGCCGGGCCTGACGAGGGGGTGCCGACCATCGACCCCGAACTCGGCGGCTCCGTGGGCTTCGACGAGAAGAGCGTCGAGGTCGGGGTCCGGGGCGTGAAGAACGTCCTCCGGGAGTACGGGTTCGTGGAGGGGACGGCGAGCGCCGGGGAGCAGGTCCGGGCGACCGGCTTCGAGCAGTACGGCGCGTCCGCGGGCGGATTGGTCGAGTTCCTCGTCGACCTCGGCGACCGGGTCGAGCGCGGGGACCGGTTGTTCCGGATCACCGACGCGTTCGGCGGGGTGAAGGCCGAGGCGACCGCCGACGCCGCGGGCGTGTTCTGGCGTACCCGCCGGCTCCCGCAGGTCGCCACCGGCGAGTACGTCTGCTCGGTCGGGACCGACCTCGACACCTACTGATCAGTCGTAGGTCAGAGTGTAGCCGCCGTCGAACAGCAGGTCGCCGCCGTCGAGGTGTTTCGCGTGGCCCGAGAAGCCGAGCGCGAAGAGGTTCGCCACCTCGACGGGTTCCATCATCTCCTTCACTCTGGCTTCGCCGAGCATCACGTCCTCGACGACCTCGCGTTCCGATATCCCGCGGGATTCGGCGGTGTCGGCGATCTGGTCCGTCACCAGTGGGGTCTTGACGTAGGCCGTC is drawn from Halococcus salsus and contains these coding sequences:
- a CDS encoding NAD(P)-dependent alcohol dehydrogenase, which encodes MQAARLHEYTEEMEDALSIDEVDEPQAEAPDGVVVEVEGAGWCQTDNHVIEGQWAEYMPQDLPMTLGHENAGRVVEVGDDVTMVEEGDPVICHTVMTCGTCRPCRLGDDMHCEDLAFPGLSTDGGFADYLRTNERAVIPLPDGVSTVDIAPHADAGITAYHAVKRASRELNPGDHAVVIGIGGLGHIGLQCLDAMSPVTITAVDMKDEALSMADDLGAHHTIDPGNEDVASEIEAITDGVGARSVLDFVGADETTALAPEIVAAGGAHTVIGYGGHVHQPSQALVNGDFSYRGSLVGNYTELQELVALVERGDVDLRTTRYGLDEINDVAAKLEHGEIEGRAVITP
- a CDS encoding CbiX/SirB N-terminal domain-containing protein, encoding MPALVIVAHGSHLNPGSHGPAFAHADTVRESGAFAEVREAFWKEEPSFREVLRTLDSEEVYVVPLFISEGYFTEQVIPRELRLDDWDVSLWDSSGTDADTATLTAADVEKTVHYCGPAGTHPSMTDVIVQRAESVTGDPDVGEDFGLAVVGHGTDRNENSAKAVKYHADRIAEMDRFSEVKALFMDEEPEVDDVTDYFESEDVVVVPLFIADGYHTQEDIPEDMGLTDDYREGYDVPAEVDGHRIWYAGAVGTEPLMADVILERAADAGADVTEALDIVRRRTATPAAGD
- a CDS encoding DR2241 family protein, whose protein sequence is MNDSQLDALREAAADDVACDGLSVSHDGSGYAFETPGASHADLSETEFDALATENPWFVSNWEYWDGLDGATKAFLRWVERADEVGVRERYERLVAGLAREWGQLLITAGLGDDGERVYELRHTADVDVEVDDLEHHDDPLDARELATLDDDGEYRPLKTAPTLATGWVFPALDGRDLARTVEFFYPATVANWHREREGDLDVTHFRETAERQTGIYGVVDELDVEGVENLAAACCVDSQCLKRREWDEDSSTELDVPRGDGVFPCREPCSLVIAAARQWAILENEEPRTYEVELTPSERSQIETLIEAVADGRVDEVREADVGDGANRYRARYLRAKRLDDDGGFEGIRETDS
- a CDS encoding DUF7524 family protein, coding for MAGESSDSTTLTVHLNRTGLHSIDVPESFASADSFVIELENHGEGTHVHLRLDEALSGVASVPSSNHYVRPGATTRIPVSVSDPGPAGGTLTIATAYGSQTETVPLTIEPNAGKRRVKIDESLIERSGSGSLASSGSVESTRSTASSTPRRTGSTGSSASARSTDGFSTPALLGAAAVVVIVGIVLLFLSDVVAVYIGALAVLVGVIAAAYLVLY
- a CDS encoding methytransferase partner Trm112, encoding MKESLMEIIRCPMDKQELELEPIQESDDEVLEGRLVCTECGEEYPIEEGIPNLLPPDMRDDAPA
- the citZ gene encoding citrate synthase, which encodes MADDLQKGLDEVLVAESSLSYIDGDAGQLVYHGYDIKDLAREASFEEVLYLLWNDELPERDELDSFVEELSAEYAVDEGVITTLEDLVAADERPMAAVRTAVSMLSAYDGDAEPGDIDAIRHQGLQIAAQFPTILAAYDRLRNGEEPVEPNEELSYAANFLYMLHGEEPDDVAAETFDMALILHADHGLNASTFTSMVIASTLADTYSSVTGGISALSGSLHGGANQDVMEVLLELDESGQDPTEWIAEQIDDGRRIPGWGHRVYNVKDPRAEILTEKSEDLGNASGEKKWYDYAAAIEEYLTEEEDFPSKGLAPNVDFYSGTVYYQLGIPLDMYTPIFAMSRTAGWVGHILEYQTDNRLIRPRARYVGPQDEEFVPIDER
- a CDS encoding potassium channel family protein; translated protein: MAREVDYEPRSVKRLLAEMKDIAELMIDLSYSAVLLDSDEVAEEVLQLESEMDVLQLRTHMSLLMASRTPDDAEALAPVLGIVGATEKVSDATGDIAKVVLEDIRLPDAIRAALPEAVETLVRARVDPDSRFVGETLGGLNLETETGVRTIAIRRAGEWILNPDRETQLEPADVVLFRGPDEGVAGVYQSTTGEAYLPPDPPEPHTPDLERAMDSVVLMKNMSELAVDLAYGAVLFDSEALAEEVLNLEAEVDALQSRFEAWTLRAAGRVEDPVSLRGLVHLARSTEVISDAALEISEGVLRGIASHPVIAEAVSESDEVLVRERIAAGGDLDGTTLGEAMVKTETGMRVIAVRRAGGERTTDERDDWVVSPGPNTELRAENVLLAKGPRTGADRLREACGETSNTQ
- a CDS encoding DUF7536 family protein gives rise to the protein MADAPDRPPTTEFLAALSVARNAKIGLAVGVALAVLAYVYRVFALAGPTADTRGSPVLFALLAVTLALAAAAVVAVGLTLVSAYRLAHEG
- a CDS encoding succinylglutamate desuccinylase/aspartoacylase family protein; protein product: MTSLGTASAAPGEVDTGRLSVGESRDGADVGLPVCVINGADDGKTLYLQAASDGDELNGVGVIRRLVPQLDPAAIDGTILIVGIVNVHGFRVAEHRNPIDDTKLNRAYPGDNRGTSSERIAATTFDIATSADLVLDLHQGSTSRMIRETRVRCGPRHRLHDACLDLAKTFDCGYVLDQKGPDGQLARAGPDEGVPTIDPELGGSVGFDEKSVEVGVRGVKNVLREYGFVEGTASAGEQVRATGFEQYGASAGGLVEFLVDLGDRVERGDRLFRITDAFGGVKAEATADAAGVFWRTRRLPQVATGEYVCSVGTDLDTY